The window CCAGAAAAAGACTTACCTATAGCTACAATAACTGTAATGCTTATAGTTTCAATTTTTTATATTTTAATATTAATGGTTTCTATAGGTGTTTTAGGAAAAGATTTATCAACTAGTTTGACTCCAATAGCTCAGGCGGCGGGAAATTTTATGGGAGAAGCTGGTGCTTTATTAATAACAGCAGGAACTTTAGTATCTATTGGAGGAATAAATATAGCTGCATCTTTTGTTACTCCTAGGTGTGGAGTAGCTCTTGCAGAGGATGGAATCTTACCAAGAGTAATAGCAAAAAATGGTCGATATGGAACTCCAACTATAGCCATAATAATAACAGTTATTTTAGCTCTACTGATAGCTTTATCAGGAAGTTTTGTAAAGTTAGCAGCAATTAGTGTAATTTCAAGATTTGTTCAATATTTACCAACTTGCTTAGCGATTCCGGTATTGAGAAAAAAAAGACCTGATTTAGTGAGAACATTTAGAGTACCCTTTGGTCCAGTAATTCCAATTTTTGCTATTGTGGTTAGTTGTTGGTTAGTATATAACTCAGATATAGAAAAGATTTTAATAGGATTAGGTGGGCTTATTTTAGGAATACCAATCTATTTCTTTATGAAGAAATATTCAAAATAAAAAAGGGCTCTCAATTAAGAGAGCTCTTTTATTATAAGTTCTACAGGGCAATGATCAGAGCCCAAAATATCGTTATGAATATTTGCTTCAACAATTTTATCTTTTATTTTATTAGAAACTACAAAGTAATCTATTCTCCAACCAGCATTATTTTTTCGAGCGCTGAATCTGTATGACCACCAAGAGTATTTTTCAATAGCATCTGGATGTAAATATCTAAAACTGTCTACAAATCCACTTTCAAGTAGTTCACTAAATTTATTTCTTTCTTCAACAGTAAATCCTGCATTTGTTTTATTTGATTTTGGGTTTTTTAAATCAATTTCAGTATGTGCAACATTTAAATCTCCACAAAGAATTACAGGTTTTTTTGAATCTAAATTTAAAAGATAGTTTCTAAAATCATCTTCCCAAGTCATTCTATATTCTAATCTAGCTAATTCAGTTTGTGAGTTAGGAGTATAAACATTTACTAGATAGTAATCTTTAAATTCTAAGGTAATAACTCTTCCCTCTTTATCATGATGGTCTATACCTATATCATATGATACAGATACTGGAATTTCTTTTGTAAATATAGCTGTTCCTGAATAACCTTTTTTTTCAGCATAGTTCCAATAGCAGTTGTATCCTTCTGGATTGAAATCAACTTGTCCCTCTTGAAGTTTTATTTCTTGTAAACAAAAAATATCAGCATCGATTGAATTAAAGTATTCTAAAAAATTTTTTTGAAGAACAGCTCTAAATCCATTAACATTCCAAGAAATTAATTTTTTCATATATAACCTCCGTATAATTAGTTCAAAATTATCTACTAGTGATTATATCACAAAATAAAAAAATAAAAAAAATAAAAAAGTTTGTTGACATAAATAATATTTTATGATACTATAATTATGTAGCAAGCAACCAGCTACGAAAACAAAATAGTTCGGAATATAGCGCAGTCCGGTAGCGCACCTGNNNNNNNNNNNNNNNNNNNNNNNNNNNNNNNNNNNNNNNNNNNNNNNNNNNNNNNNNNNNNNNNNNNNNNNNNNNNNNNNNNNNNNNNNNNNNNNNNNNNGCCGCAAGTTCGAATCTTGCTATTCCGACCATGCAGGTCAATGGCTCAATTGGTAGAGCATCGGTCTCCAAAACCGAGGGTTGGGGGTTCGAGTCCCTCTTGACCTGCCATTTATTTGCCTAGATAGCTCAGTTGGCTAGAGCACCCGGTTCATACCCGGGCGGTCGAAGGTTCGAATCCTTTTCTAGGCACCATTTGGAACTTAAACTCTGTAAAAAGAGTTTTTTTTATTTTTTGCAACTTTAATAATAAAAAATCTACTGATATTTCTATC is drawn from Cetobacterium somerae ATCC BAA-474 and contains these coding sequences:
- a CDS encoding exodeoxyribonuclease III, whose amino-acid sequence is MKKLISWNVNGFRAVLQKNFLEYFNSIDADIFCLQEIKLQEGQVDFNPEGYNCYWNYAEKKGYSGTAIFTKEIPVSVSYDIGIDHHDKEGRVITLEFKDYYLVNVYTPNSQTELARLEYRMTWEDDFRNYLLNLDSKKPVILCGDLNVAHTEIDLKNPKSNKTNAGFTVEERNKFSELLESGFVDSFRYLHPDAIEKYSWWSYRFSARKNNAGWRIDYFVVSNKIKDKIVEANIHNDILGSDHCPVELIIKELS